In Triticum aestivum cultivar Chinese Spring chromosome 5B, IWGSC CS RefSeq v2.1, whole genome shotgun sequence, the following proteins share a genomic window:
- the LOC123111371 gene encoding peroxidase 4 yields MAAASASAGRAGMNASSALCVVLLVVMAAGGASAQLSTGFYSSSCPGALGTVASVVQSAVAKEPRMGASILRLFFHDCFVQGCDGSLLLDDTASFQGEKTAMPNNGSVRGFEVIDAIKVAVENICPGVVSCADVLAIAARDSVVALGGPNWAVKVGRRDSTTASFSGANNNIPPPTSGLANLTSLFAAQGLSQKDMVALSGSHTIGQARCTNFRAHIYNETDIDSGFAGTRQSGCPPNSGSGDNNLAPLDLQTPTAFENNYYKNLVAKKGLLHSDQEVFNGGATDPLVQYYVSSQSAFFADFVAGMIKMGDISPLTRNNGEIRKNCRKSN; encoded by the exons ATGGCTGCCGCTAGTGCAAGTGCGGGCCGCGCCGGCATGAACGCTAGTAGTGCTCTGTGCGTCGTCCTGCTAGTCGTCATGGCGGCCGGCGGGGCGTCGGCGCAGCTGTCGACGGGGTTCTACTCGAGCTCGTGCCCGGGCGCGCTGGGCACAGTCGCGTCGGTGGTGCAGTCGGCCGTGGCGAAGGAGCCGCGCATGGGCGCGTCCATCCTCCGCCTTttcttccacgactgcttcgtccaGGGCTGCGACGGGTCGCTGCTCCTGGACGACACGGCGAGCTTCCAGGGGGAGAAGACGGCGATGCCCAACAACGGGTCGGTGCGAGGGTTCGAGGTCATCGACGCCATCAAGGTGGCCGTCGAGAATATCTGCCCCGgcgtcgtctcctgcgccgacgtccTCGCCATCGCCGCCAGGGACAGCGTCGTCGCC CTGGGCGGGCCGAACTGGGCAGTGAAGGTCGGGCGGAGGGACTCCACGACGGCGAGCTTCAGCGGCGCCAACAACAACATCCCCCCGCCGACGTCGGGGCTCGCCAACCTCACGTCACTGTTCGCAGCGCAGGGACTCTCCCAAAAGGACATGGTCGCGCTCTCCG GATCTCACACCATAGGCCAAGCTCGCTGCACGAACTTCCGAGCACACATCTACAACGAGACCGACATCGACAGCGGCTTCGCCGGGACCCGCCAATCGGGCTGCCCTCCCAACTCCGGCTCCGGCGACAACAACCTAGCACCGCTGGACCTCCAGACCCCGACCGCCTTTGAGAATAACTACTACAAGAACCTGGTTGCCAAGAAGGGGCTCCTGCACTCCGACCAGGAGGTCTTCAACGGCGGGGCCACCGACCCCCTGGTCCAGTACTATGTCAGCAGCCAGAGCGCTTTCTTCGCAGACTTCGTGGCAGGCATGATCAAGATGGGAGATATCTCGCCGCTCACAAGGAACAATGGAGAGATCAGGAAGAACTGTAGGAAGAGTAACTAA
- the LOC123111370 gene encoding prosaposin: MRTMGLGLGAPFFFLFLLLLAAGSGAMPQDKRVRKNYGLLLLDTIEFHPNDKEEITSSKIPASVESGNPVCSTCENLTNKAVSYLSEKQTQDEIMEILHGACSQTFSLEQKCLEMVDSYATLLFAKITEIKPDEFCKQYGLCREVSFLSVEKSESTCAFSHHLVDEVLSKMKDPDAQFEILQLLIKECNKVKGHVQECKRMVLEYTPLILVNGERFLEKKDVCTLMQACDASKTRAGGSFFDGELRSDA; encoded by the exons ATGCGCACGATGGGTTTGGGATTGGGAGCGccgttcttcttcctcttcctcctcttgctGGCCGCCGGCTCTGGAGCTATGCCGCAGGACAAGAGGGTTCGCAAGAATTACG GTCTTCTCCTTCTGGATACCATTGAGTTCCACCCAAATGACAAGGAGGAAATTACCTCTAGCAAAATTCCTGCCTCGGTTGAGAGTGGTAACCCAGTATGCTCAACTTGTGAGAACTTGACAAATAAAGCTGTCAGTTATCTTAGTGAGAAACAGACACAAGATGAGATCATGGAGATCCTTCATGGTGCGTGTTCTCAGACATTCTCCTTAGAACAGAAG TGTCTTGAGATGGTGGACTCCTATGCAACTCTTCTCTTTGCCAAGATCACTGAAATCAAGCCAGACGAGTTCTGCAAACAGTATGGCCTCTGCAGGGAAGTATCGTTTCTGTCTGTTGAGAAAAGTGAAAGCACTTGTGCATTTTCCCACCACCTCGTCGATGAAGTTCTCTCGAAAATGAAAGACCCTGACGCGCAG TTTGAGATACTTCAACTTCTCATCAAGGAGTGCAACAAGGTTAAAGGTCATGTGCAGGAG TGCAAGAGAATGGTTCTGGAATACACCCCCCTCATCCTGGTCAACGGCGAGAGGTTCCTCGAGAAGAAGGATGTATGCACTCTTATGCAAGCCTGCGACGCCAGCAAAACGAGGGCCGGCGGATCGTTCTTCGATGGGGAACTGCGGAGCGATGCTTGA